In the Natronolimnobius baerhuensis genome, one interval contains:
- a CDS encoding DUF4385 family protein, translating into MTDEVSHDINYRKEPEACEIGRGEEGVFKVQPYKSELLPLWGYADRETADDGGEAIYEQFQRYKNRDDFVGMDMARKYLQMGYTRAMRYAKYPGGQKYENGQEREPLYWADSEKRNAALVYDVWLTLVRDDERYQELESVHRGRSE; encoded by the coding sequence CTGACAGACGAGGTTTCACACGACATAAACTACCGCAAAGAACCGGAGGCGTGCGAAATTGGCCGCGGTGAGGAGGGCGTGTTCAAAGTTCAGCCGTACAAGTCTGAACTCCTCCCGCTGTGGGGATACGCTGATCGGGAGACGGCAGACGATGGCGGGGAGGCCATCTACGAGCAGTTCCAGCGGTACAAAAATCGCGACGATTTCGTCGGAATGGACATGGCACGGAAGTACCTCCAAATGGGCTACACGCGGGCAATGCGATACGCGAAATACCCTGGTGGTCAAAAGTATGAAAATGGACAGGAGCGAGAACCTCTCTACTGGGCAGACAGTGAGAAGCGCAACGCCGCACTTGTCTACGACGTGTGGCTCACGCTCGTTCGAGACGACGAGCGGTATCAGGAACTCGAGTCAGTCCATCGGGGTCGTAGTGAGTGA
- a CDS encoding LLM class flavin-dependent oxidoreductase — MDVSIVDLAPVPEGGSATDAYDNTVELAQLADRLGYARYWLAEHHALGDSIASTTPEVLIGHLAAETSSIRIGSGTILLNHYSPFKVAETFSSLDGLAPDRVDLGLGRATGVPAADRALGTDRRKEDPDGDHADKIEETARYLYDGFSNTDPAAELQLARSDDGVPEIWVLGSSPSSAKIAADLGLRYCFAAFIRPTLAERAFEVYREHFEPSEFGAGPDEPTGMLAMNVACAETDDEAARLRATAEASYQRMRQGVAGSLPPVEEAIDELGAVPDPTPNPLPEDRWPRSISGSPETVSDLLEQLTDRVGVDEVIVQNLIADHDDVLRSHELLADGIGLEG; from the coding sequence ATGGACGTTTCTATCGTCGATCTCGCGCCTGTTCCGGAGGGTGGGTCAGCGACCGACGCCTACGACAACACGGTCGAACTCGCGCAACTAGCCGACCGCCTCGGCTACGCGAGATACTGGCTCGCCGAACACCATGCGTTGGGTGACTCAATCGCCAGTACGACCCCGGAGGTTCTCATCGGCCACCTCGCGGCAGAAACGTCATCCATTCGAATCGGGTCTGGAACAATCTTGCTCAATCACTACAGCCCGTTCAAGGTCGCCGAAACGTTCAGTTCGCTCGACGGGCTGGCTCCCGACCGCGTCGACCTTGGTCTCGGGCGGGCAACGGGCGTCCCAGCGGCCGACCGTGCACTCGGCACCGACCGCCGTAAAGAGGACCCGGATGGCGACCACGCCGACAAAATCGAGGAAACCGCTCGCTACCTCTACGACGGCTTCTCCAATACCGACCCTGCCGCCGAACTCCAACTCGCCCGAAGCGACGACGGCGTTCCCGAAATCTGGGTCCTCGGCTCGAGTCCCTCGAGTGCGAAGATTGCGGCCGACCTCGGCCTGCGCTACTGCTTTGCGGCGTTTATCAGACCGACGCTCGCCGAACGCGCCTTCGAGGTCTATCGCGAGCACTTTGAGCCATCCGAATTCGGCGCTGGTCCCGACGAGCCAACGGGAATGCTGGCGATGAACGTCGCCTGTGCGGAAACCGATGACGAGGCCGCACGTCTCCGTGCCACTGCCGAAGCCTCCTACCAGCGAATGCGCCAGGGGGTCGCCGGTTCACTTCCTCCCGTCGAGGAGGCAATCGACGAACTCGGTGCCGTTCCCGACCCAACGCCGAACCCGCTGCCCGAGGATCGCTGGCCGCGCTCGATTTCGGGCAGTCCGGAAACGGTTTCCGACCTCCTCGAGCAACTGACCGACCGAGTTGGCGTCGACGAGGTAATCGTTCAAAATCTCATCGCCGACCACGACGACGTCCTGCGTTCACACGAGTTGCTCGCGGACGGCATCGGACTCGAAGGCTGA
- a CDS encoding ABC transporter permease: MNRIDPLGIYGLWLRDVKRFLRTPSRIAGALSMPLLFLVFLGYGFEDAALPGLSEDIDYIQYLVPGIVGFTMMFGASFAGLSILSDRDVGFLKEILVAPISRTSIVLGRIAGGSTTAFLQGILILVFSVPLGFRFASVFSLPLAFGFLVLIAVTFVGFGIALASQFRDSEGFMLIVQFIIFPLFFLSGALFPIEGLPGPVQYLAYVNPLTYGVDGLRAVLIQESMFPVALNAGLLSLSSIAMVALGAYLFERVEAV; encoded by the coding sequence ATGAACCGAATCGACCCGCTCGGCATCTACGGGCTGTGGCTGCGAGACGTCAAGCGATTCCTGCGGACGCCGTCACGCATCGCAGGGGCGCTATCGATGCCGCTGCTCTTTCTCGTCTTTCTGGGCTACGGGTTCGAAGATGCGGCACTGCCGGGACTCTCCGAGGACATCGACTACATCCAGTATCTGGTGCCCGGAATCGTCGGTTTCACAATGATGTTTGGAGCGTCGTTCGCCGGTCTCTCGATTCTCTCTGATCGGGACGTCGGCTTTCTCAAAGAGATTCTGGTCGCACCGATCAGTCGCACCTCAATCGTCCTCGGGCGTATCGCCGGCGGGTCGACCACCGCGTTCTTGCAGGGGATTCTCATCCTCGTGTTCTCGGTGCCGCTTGGCTTTCGCTTCGCGAGTGTCTTCTCGCTGCCGCTGGCGTTTGGCTTTCTCGTTCTGATCGCAGTGACGTTCGTCGGCTTCGGCATCGCACTCGCCTCGCAGTTCCGCGACAGCGAGGGGTTCATGCTGATCGTCCAGTTTATCATCTTCCCGCTGTTTTTCCTCTCGGGAGCGCTGTTCCCAATCGAAGGACTGCCCGGCCCCGTGCAGTATCTCGCCTACGTGAACCCGCTGACGTATGGCGTCGACGGGCTTCGCGCCGTACTGATTCAGGAGTCGATGTTCCCTGTCGCGCTCAACGCCGGGCTCCTGTCACTCTCGTCGATTGCGATGGTCGCCCTCGGCGCGTACCTCTTTGAGCGCGTCGAAGCCGTCTGA
- a CDS encoding ABC transporter ATP-binding protein, whose amino-acid sequence MTAITVDGLTKKFGDVTAVDDLTFTVDSGELFGLLGPNGAGKSTLIKMLVTLLQPTAGTATVDGHDILTERGAVRDSIGIVFQEPALDEELTGAENLALHARMYGQPKAEREQRIEEILELVDLSDERDDLVEHYSGGMKRRLEIGRGLMHEPAVLFLDEPTVGLDARSRRDTWEYIQQMNEEAGISIVLTTHYIEEAEQLCDRVAIVDDGTIAALDTPDALKGSLGGDVVTLEVETDAAPLCERLERESWVAEYTETDGAIHVTLDTAESRVADLVRLADAADVQLSSIDLRKPNLESVFLSVTGSTLDERNAAGAGTGTGEATAVGEQPAESAEGIQ is encoded by the coding sequence ATGACTGCGATAACCGTCGACGGACTGACCAAGAAGTTCGGCGACGTGACTGCCGTCGATGACCTCACGTTTACCGTTGACTCCGGTGAACTGTTTGGCCTACTCGGCCCGAACGGCGCAGGCAAATCGACGCTTATCAAAATGCTCGTCACCTTGCTCCAACCGACAGCCGGGACCGCGACGGTCGACGGTCATGACATCCTCACCGAACGTGGGGCCGTCCGCGACAGCATCGGCATCGTCTTTCAGGAACCCGCACTCGACGAAGAACTGACCGGCGCGGAGAACCTGGCCCTGCACGCTCGCATGTACGGCCAGCCGAAAGCCGAACGCGAACAGCGCATCGAGGAAATCCTCGAGTTGGTCGATCTCAGCGACGAACGAGACGACCTCGTCGAGCACTACTCCGGCGGCATGAAACGCCGCCTCGAGATCGGGCGCGGACTGATGCACGAACCTGCCGTGTTGTTTTTGGACGAGCCAACTGTCGGTCTCGACGCGCGGTCACGACGCGACACCTGGGAGTACATCCAGCAAATGAACGAGGAGGCCGGCATTTCGATTGTCCTTACAACGCACTACATCGAGGAAGCCGAACAGCTCTGTGACCGTGTCGCTATCGTCGACGACGGCACCATTGCCGCACTCGACACGCCAGACGCACTCAAAGGCTCACTCGGTGGCGACGTCGTCACACTCGAGGTCGAAACCGACGCAGCGCCGTTGTGCGAGCGCCTCGAGCGCGAATCCTGGGTTGCAGAATACACCGAAACCGATGGGGCGATCCACGTCACGCTCGATACTGCCGAATCGAGGGTTGCCGATCTCGTGCGCCTCGCAGACGCGGCCGACGTCCAACTGTCCTCGATTGATCTTCGAAAGCCCAACCTCGAGAGCGTGTTCCTCTCGGTGACGGGCAGTACACTCGACGAACGCAACGCCGCGGGGGCGGGGACGGGGACAGGCGAGGCGACAGCCGTCGGTGAGCAACCAGCGGAGTCAGCGGAGGGAATCCAATGA
- a CDS encoding metallophosphoesterase, with the protein MADTDDDRVYYVLSDLHIGGDEQLEEAPFLDELLAFLERLETTDENAELVINGDAFGLWEITQVDGIEKFDLLEETYPRLFEQLRATGEQIPITLLPGNHDHELAAYDAYVERFAAYNVDLVQEQSTSRQLGDRTIYFEHGNQQDPNNRIEDWGSPHASPLGYYYNTLVTSRAGQVSDRGRYNWLKDVQAVTPTEWMPIWLASKYFYREMNPLLRYALVPFLLLFNISALLAILAGLDLAGIWSQPVDDATAFLGQFGIAGTAVWYLLAANIAVAGLLLLVGVPVYFLRRDITRTIDRFGILETDLTVDPAKPYDTAARDVFEECPETAIFCYGHTHRPENRRVDGRLLVNSGTWLKRLHRRDGVTGLLPPVFYPSYQLCAVRIATTDTDIVVEHQAIEKPSPSGEELTLTERLLTLGRTPNPELPEQTILEDAVAKKKEKPTDH; encoded by the coding sequence ATGGCCGACACCGACGATGATCGTGTCTATTACGTACTCAGCGATCTACACATCGGTGGTGACGAACAACTCGAGGAAGCGCCGTTTCTCGATGAGTTACTCGCGTTTCTCGAGCGCCTCGAGACGACGGATGAAAACGCCGAGTTAGTGATCAACGGCGATGCGTTCGGACTGTGGGAGATTACCCAGGTCGATGGCATCGAGAAGTTCGACTTACTCGAGGAGACGTATCCGAGGCTCTTCGAGCAGTTGCGTGCGACGGGCGAACAGATCCCGATTACACTCCTTCCGGGGAACCACGATCACGAACTCGCAGCATACGATGCGTACGTCGAGCGATTTGCGGCGTACAATGTCGATCTCGTCCAGGAGCAATCGACCAGCCGCCAACTCGGTGATCGGACGATCTATTTCGAACACGGCAATCAACAGGACCCCAACAATCGGATCGAAGACTGGGGGAGTCCCCATGCGTCACCGCTTGGCTACTACTACAACACGCTCGTAACGAGCCGGGCTGGGCAAGTGTCCGACCGTGGCCGATACAACTGGCTCAAGGACGTTCAGGCGGTGACACCGACTGAATGGATGCCGATCTGGCTGGCTTCGAAGTACTTCTATCGTGAGATGAACCCGCTGTTGCGGTACGCGCTGGTGCCGTTTTTGCTGCTGTTCAACATCAGTGCGCTTCTCGCGATCCTTGCAGGGCTGGACCTGGCGGGCATCTGGTCACAGCCGGTCGACGACGCCACGGCATTTCTTGGCCAGTTCGGCATCGCTGGCACCGCCGTCTGGTACCTGCTGGCTGCCAACATCGCCGTTGCCGGCCTGCTGTTGCTCGTTGGTGTCCCAGTGTACTTCCTTCGCCGGGACATCACGCGCACGATTGACCGCTTTGGCATCCTCGAGACCGATCTGACGGTCGATCCGGCGAAACCGTACGATACGGCGGCACGAGACGTCTTCGAGGAGTGCCCCGAGACGGCGATTTTCTGCTACGGACACACGCACCGCCCAGAAAATCGGCGAGTCGACGGCCGACTGCTCGTCAATTCGGGAACATGGCTCAAGCGACTGCACCGACGAGACGGTGTAACCGGCCTGCTTCCGCCAGTGTTCTATCCGTCCTACCAGCTCTGTGCCGTCCGGATCGCCACAACAGACACCGATATCGTCGTCGAGCATCAGGCAATCGAAAAACCAAGTCCGAGCGGCGAGGAACTCACGCTCACTGAACGGCTGTTGACGCTCGGACGCACACCCAACCCCGAGCTTCCGGAACAGACCATCCTCGAGGATGCAGTCGCCAAGAAGAAAGAGAAGCCAACAGATCACTGA
- a CDS encoding DUF502 domain-containing protein, translating into MGIWKRDLARGLVVVAPVLVTGFVLYLLYGFIEGLTPGFLVPNWLLEGLIADETVREQATEFLRVGVSLSLLLVVLYACGSLMRTAIGPAAERVFDASANYIPGVRMVYNASKTAAETAVGDQDQLQEPVRLEVWDEIRMTAFKTGQPAPDERELYFIPTAPNITTGFLVEAHPDEVTSLEETSEEALTRVLSAGFGDADTDRGMRGGVPIDVIAESREPRSER; encoded by the coding sequence ATGGGTATTTGGAAACGAGATCTCGCCCGTGGCTTGGTTGTCGTCGCGCCAGTACTCGTTACCGGATTCGTCCTCTATCTTCTCTATGGCTTTATCGAAGGTCTCACGCCTGGGTTTCTCGTACCCAACTGGCTTCTCGAGGGCCTCATTGCGGATGAAACGGTGCGTGAACAGGCAACCGAATTTCTTCGGGTTGGCGTCTCGCTTAGTCTCCTTTTAGTCGTTCTCTACGCGTGTGGATCGTTGATGCGAACTGCCATCGGCCCGGCTGCTGAACGGGTGTTCGACGCCAGCGCAAACTACATCCCCGGCGTTCGGATGGTCTACAACGCCTCCAAGACAGCCGCCGAAACTGCCGTTGGCGACCAGGACCAGCTCCAGGAACCCGTCAGACTCGAGGTTTGGGACGAGATTCGAATGACGGCGTTCAAAACCGGCCAACCAGCCCCCGACGAGCGCGAACTGTACTTTATTCCGACCGCTCCGAACATCACGACCGGCTTTCTCGTCGAAGCCCATCCTGACGAGGTGACCTCACTCGAGGAAACCTCAGAAGAGGCACTGACACGCGTCCTGAGCGCCGGATTCGGCGATGCGGATACCGACCGCGGGATGCGGGGTGGTGTTCCCATTGATGTTATTGCTGAGTCCCGTGAGCCGCGTTCTGAGCGCTAA
- a CDS encoding TetR/AcrR family transcriptional regulator: MADTSGTNWSGSEGEEPVDTNAEIMWAVYRALSKNGYPELTMSQIAAEFEKSKGLLYYHYDSKEAILNDFFTHLCERLETSLVDDEYDDPAEQLWAVIERILPAAMDDEQLEFRQAFFEARSQAPHNRSYHEQIRRSDHIIIETLEETIAWGVDTGQFTDVSPEDHAELLFSLLYGCLERGTALEDQDLIDRNRQLIEAHIERTLLE, from the coding sequence ATGGCCGACACATCGGGCACGAACTGGTCGGGGTCCGAGGGGGAGGAACCTGTTGATACGAACGCGGAAATTATGTGGGCAGTGTACCGAGCACTGTCGAAAAACGGCTATCCGGAGCTAACGATGTCACAGATCGCAGCCGAGTTCGAAAAGAGTAAAGGATTACTGTACTATCATTATGACAGTAAAGAAGCGATCCTGAACGATTTCTTTACGCACCTGTGTGAGCGACTCGAGACCTCACTGGTCGACGACGAGTACGATGATCCGGCCGAACAACTCTGGGCAGTCATCGAGCGCATCCTACCAGCAGCGATGGACGACGAACAACTCGAGTTTCGGCAGGCGTTTTTTGAGGCTCGGTCACAGGCACCACACAATCGCTCCTATCACGAACAAATCCGGCGGTCTGACCATATCATTATCGAGACACTCGAGGAAACGATTGCGTGGGGTGTCGACACTGGCCAGTTCACTGACGTCTCCCCTGAGGATCATGCAGAACTGCTCTTTTCGTTGCTCTATGGCTGCTTAGAGCGTGGCACCGCACTCGAGGATCAGGACCTCATCGACCGCAATCGACAGCTCATCGAAGCACATATCGAACGAACGTTACTCGAGTAG
- the lrp gene encoding HTH-type transcriptional regulator Lrp: MTYEHLDSDLVNELLGNGRASLRSLAEELDVSVTTVSNHLSDLEDEGVIEGYTPVLNYDEVGYDVTAIMQLKAEGNALPEITETLQDHEQMISVYEVTGNYDVIAIGKFTDTDDMNDQIKALLTDPDINQSNTSVVLNSVSENEQFELNTDE; encoded by the coding sequence ATGACGTACGAACATCTCGACTCGGACCTCGTCAACGAACTGCTTGGGAACGGCCGTGCAAGCCTGCGAAGCCTCGCCGAAGAACTGGACGTTTCGGTTACAACCGTCTCGAATCACCTCTCTGACCTCGAGGACGAAGGCGTCATCGAGGGCTATACGCCGGTCCTCAACTACGATGAGGTCGGCTACGACGTCACGGCGATTATGCAACTCAAAGCCGAGGGGAACGCCCTGCCCGAGATTACGGAGACACTGCAAGATCACGAGCAGATGATTTCCGTCTACGAAGTCACCGGCAACTACGACGTCATCGCGATTGGCAAGTTCACCGATACAGACGACATGAACGACCAGATTAAGGCGCTGCTGACCGATCCAGACATCAATCAGTCGAACACCAGTGTCGTTCTCAACAGCGTCAGCGAGAACGAACAGTTCGAACTGAACACCGACGAGTAG
- the hpt gene encoding hypoxanthine/guanine phosphoribosyltransferase, translated as MDRLLASLDDAPIIDKDGYEYLVHPISNGVPRLEPDLLREVVVEVMQTADLDVDKIVAPEAMGIHLATALSLQTDIPLVVIRKRPYGLEGEVSLHQETGYSESEMYINDIEEGDRVVIVDDMLSTGGTLAAICQALDDIGADIADIVVVMRKVGDSALDDTEYDATSLIDITVEDGDVTVHDDQ; from the coding sequence ATGGACCGACTCCTCGCGTCACTGGATGATGCCCCGATTATCGACAAGGACGGCTACGAGTACCTCGTCCACCCGATCAGTAACGGCGTGCCACGACTCGAGCCAGACCTGTTGCGGGAAGTCGTCGTCGAGGTCATGCAGACGGCTGACCTGGATGTCGACAAAATCGTCGCACCCGAAGCGATGGGCATTCACCTCGCGACGGCGCTCTCGCTGCAGACTGACATCCCACTCGTTGTGATCCGCAAGCGTCCGTACGGCCTCGAGGGCGAGGTCTCGCTGCACCAGGAAACGGGCTACTCGGAGTCGGAGATGTACATCAACGATATCGAAGAGGGCGACCGGGTCGTGATCGTCGACGATATGCTCTCGACGGGTGGCACGCTCGCGGCGATCTGCCAGGCGCTCGATGACATCGGTGCCGACATCGCCGATATCGTCGTCGTGATGCGAAAAGTCGGCGACTCCGCACTCGATGACACCGAATACGACGCAACGAGTCTGATCGATATTACGGTCGAGGATGGCGATGTGACGGTACACGACGACCAGTAG
- a CDS encoding uracil-xanthine permease family protein codes for MSSNTDGGVQIEYGVDEKPPLSKSLLLGVQHIAVMIVPATAVAYIVAGDVGLSVADTAYIVQMVMLFSGIATMIQAYTIGPVGARLPIVMGSSFTFVGASVSIGLDYGLAAVFGAILVTGFVVEGLIGWQFKRIKPFFPPLVTGLVVVIIGLYLIPVAMDYAAGGADAADFGALHNLGLAGLVLLVAVVLNMLTRGVTRLLSVLISIVVGYVAAIALTFGTGLEIVDFSPVGDAALIAFPEPTRFGLEFEPIAIATFAVLFLVSAMETVGDMSGVTAAEGRNPTTKEFRGGLFNDGFLSSIGSVFAAFPITSFSQNVGIVNFTGVMSRHVVGIGGGILALLGLSPIVGAAVTTIPSSVFGGAVLLMAGMVAASGVRLIITNASLDRRNMVIVAVSLGLGLGIATTPEALSGLPSDAELFFGQPVIVTALSALLLNTFVPGPQSPLFDRSQPEQAESEAAVSSDD; via the coding sequence ATGTCGTCTAACACGGATGGGGGCGTTCAGATCGAATACGGCGTTGACGAGAAGCCGCCGTTGTCGAAATCACTCTTGCTCGGGGTACAGCATATCGCCGTGATGATCGTGCCAGCGACGGCGGTCGCGTACATCGTCGCCGGTGACGTGGGTCTCAGCGTCGCGGATACGGCCTACATCGTCCAGATGGTGATGCTGTTCTCGGGGATTGCAACGATGATTCAGGCCTATACTATCGGCCCAGTCGGGGCTCGACTGCCGATTGTCATGGGCTCGAGTTTTACGTTCGTCGGGGCGTCGGTCTCGATTGGGCTTGACTACGGCTTAGCGGCCGTATTCGGCGCAATTTTGGTCACCGGTTTCGTCGTCGAAGGACTCATCGGCTGGCAGTTCAAGCGGATCAAACCCTTCTTCCCGCCGCTCGTCACGGGACTCGTCGTCGTGATCATTGGTCTCTACTTGATCCCCGTCGCGATGGACTATGCAGCGGGTGGTGCCGATGCCGCAGACTTCGGCGCACTCCACAACCTCGGATTGGCCGGTCTCGTACTGCTCGTTGCCGTCGTCCTCAACATGCTCACACGCGGTGTGACTCGCTTACTCAGCGTGCTCATCAGCATCGTCGTTGGCTACGTTGCCGCCATCGCGCTCACGTTCGGTACCGGCCTCGAGATCGTGGACTTCTCGCCGGTTGGGGATGCTGCGCTGATCGCGTTCCCCGAGCCAACGCGCTTTGGCCTCGAGTTCGAGCCGATTGCGATTGCAACGTTCGCCGTGCTCTTTCTCGTCTCGGCGATGGAAACGGTCGGCGACATGTCGGGCGTGACCGCTGCTGAAGGCCGGAACCCGACGACAAAGGAGTTCCGCGGTGGCCTGTTTAACGATGGATTCTTGAGTTCGATTGGCTCAGTTTTCGCTGCGTTCCCGATCACCTCGTTCTCCCAGAACGTCGGCATCGTGAACTTCACGGGCGTGATGAGTCGTCACGTCGTGGGTATCGGCGGCGGTATCCTCGCACTGCTCGGCCTGAGTCCAATCGTCGGCGCTGCTGTCACGACGATTCCGTCGTCCGTCTTCGGCGGTGCGGTCTTGCTCATGGCCGGCATGGTTGCCGCAAGTGGCGTTCGGCTCATTATCACGAACGCGAGCCTCGACCGCCGAAATATGGTTATCGTCGCCGTGTCGCTCGGACTCGGCCTCGGAATCGCGACCACGCCCGAAGCGCTTTCCGGACTGCCAAGCGACGCCGAACTGTTCTTCGGCCAGCCAGTCATCGTCACGGCACTCTCTGCACTCCTGCTCAACACGTTCGTTCCTGGCCCGCAGAGTCCGCTGTTTGACCGCTCACAGCCCGAGCAAGCCGAATCAGAAGCAGCCGTCTCGAGCGACGACTGA
- a CDS encoding bacteriorhodopsin → MIETHLITLAAAGVLGLTTLVLLWSARSLPAMGRHYGYAAVVASGTMTVSYVLMGAADMAALETDFIRFAGYTGLWSMICLVVAGVAGAGRRLTAALLAIVLARLWVTYASWQLEGTIGTILTLAPFVLLAAGIYLLFGPFMQAVAGVSGERRLLYTKLRNLIVLGWIALVVTGMLGEAAALTDDFISQLLAIYVEAIIVIGFGGIVLRSRDALAETAQNRRLLSLRSDPDHLESESQPDAA, encoded by the coding sequence ATGATCGAAACGCATCTGATCACGTTGGCCGCTGCAGGCGTTCTCGGGCTGACGACGCTGGTGCTCCTGTGGAGTGCCCGTAGCTTGCCTGCGATGGGGCGCCACTACGGATACGCCGCTGTCGTTGCATCCGGAACGATGACCGTCTCGTACGTACTGATGGGCGCTGCCGACATGGCGGCACTTGAAACAGATTTCATCCGGTTCGCTGGCTACACTGGCCTCTGGAGCATGATCTGTCTCGTGGTCGCTGGCGTTGCCGGTGCTGGACGCCGCCTCACCGCTGCGTTGCTCGCCATCGTGCTTGCGCGCCTGTGGGTGACCTACGCAAGCTGGCAACTCGAGGGAACGATTGGGACGATCCTGACGCTTGCGCCGTTCGTGTTGCTCGCTGCCGGGATTTACCTGCTGTTCGGCCCGTTCATGCAGGCAGTTGCAGGGGTCAGCGGGGAGCGACGGCTCCTCTATACGAAACTGCGGAATCTCATCGTTCTCGGCTGGATTGCACTCGTCGTTACCGGCATGCTCGGCGAGGCAGCAGCGCTGACTGATGACTTTATCAGCCAACTCCTCGCGATCTACGTGGAAGCGATCATTGTCATCGGCTTTGGTGGCATCGTGCTTCGGAGTCGAGACGCGCTCGCCGAGACCGCACAGAACCGACGGCTGCTCTCGCTTAGATCCGACCCGGACCACCTCGAGTCCGAGTCACAGCCCGACGCAGCCTGA
- a CDS encoding methyl-accepting chemotaxis protein, with protein MTTTAVVPRHIRRQYSTKITASLGVIIAVTLAFGVIFGYYVASGPAEEATNRAIGALTGLLVVFFMNLGLFGIVTGGNTALSLQQLSSKTEQIGDGEFDVDLETDRIDEIGQLYATIGEMRDSLEESVANLEAEQERAQAAKQDAEQRAEEVEQERQRVEETRRKVEQQNEALIAEAERFSETMDACADGDLSQRLEPTTDNEAIVAIANSFNEMVDTMTETITEIQTSAETVGDAATELQHSSGQIRDASEEVATSVQEIAEGAASQTEELDVAASEVSDLSAATEEVASTTAAIADQSQEVAALAAEGQSVAATAATTTDSLVENTNTVVDRVDELERETDQIGEIIALIDDIADQTNLLALNASIEAATAGEDGDGFAVVASEIKSLAEETMDAVDEIETTLESIRNRTEATAADITTVDAELEETASLVADLESRQETITSQVEHVDESIQEIAHTADDQADSAQELATIVDDVAAVSNETTSTAQQAAAAAEETTATIETVSGTATGLEDDAIDLRELLDAFTVTNRRIAASGGAIR; from the coding sequence GTGACGACCACAGCCGTCGTCCCACGGCACATCCGTCGGCAGTACAGCACGAAAATTACCGCCTCGCTTGGGGTGATTATCGCCGTGACACTCGCGTTCGGCGTTATTTTTGGTTACTACGTCGCTTCGGGTCCAGCCGAGGAAGCAACGAACCGCGCGATTGGCGCGCTGACTGGTCTCTTGGTGGTTTTCTTCATGAATCTCGGCCTGTTCGGTATCGTTACCGGCGGCAACACTGCACTCTCGCTCCAGCAACTCAGTTCGAAAACCGAACAGATCGGTGACGGCGAGTTCGACGTCGACCTCGAGACGGATCGAATCGACGAAATCGGGCAGTTGTACGCCACGATTGGGGAAATGCGCGACTCGCTCGAGGAGTCAGTTGCGAACCTCGAGGCCGAGCAAGAGCGTGCACAGGCGGCCAAACAGGACGCCGAACAGCGCGCCGAGGAAGTTGAACAGGAACGACAGCGCGTTGAGGAGACCCGCCGGAAAGTCGAACAGCAAAACGAGGCGTTGATCGCCGAAGCCGAACGATTCTCGGAAACGATGGACGCCTGCGCTGACGGCGACCTCAGCCAGCGCCTCGAGCCGACCACGGATAACGAGGCAATCGTCGCCATCGCCAACTCGTTCAACGAGATGGTCGACACGATGACCGAGACGATTACTGAAATCCAGACGTCCGCAGAGACGGTTGGAGACGCAGCGACCGAACTCCAGCACTCGAGCGGGCAGATCCGAGATGCGAGCGAGGAGGTCGCAACCTCTGTTCAGGAAATCGCAGAGGGGGCAGCATCACAGACCGAAGAACTCGATGTCGCAGCGAGTGAGGTCAGCGACCTTTCGGCGGCGACCGAGGAAGTCGCCTCAACGACGGCCGCCATCGCAGACCAGTCCCAGGAAGTCGCAGCGCTCGCCGCTGAGGGCCAGTCCGTGGCGGCGACCGCCGCGACGACGACGGACTCGCTCGTCGAAAACACCAATACCGTCGTTGACCGAGTCGACGAACTTGAGCGTGAAACCGACCAAATCGGCGAGATTATCGCGTTGATCGACGACATCGCTGATCAGACGAACCTGCTCGCGCTGAACGCCTCGATTGAGGCGGCAACGGCCGGCGAGGACGGCGACGGCTTCGCGGTCGTCGCAAGCGAGATCAAATCGCTTGCCGAGGAGACGATGGACGCGGTCGACGAAATCGAGACGACACTCGAGTCGATCCGCAATCGGACCGAAGCGACGGCAGCCGACATTACGACGGTCGATGCCGAACTCGAGGAGACGGCGTCGCTCGTCGCTGACCTCGAGTCGCGACAGGAGACGATCACTAGCCAAGTCGAACACGTCGACGAAAGCATTCAGGAGATCGCGCACACGGCTGACGATCAGGCTGACTCGGCCCAGGAGTTAGCGACGATTGTCGACGATGTGGCGGCCGTCTCGAACGAGACGACGAGTACGGCACAGCAGGCTGCTGCCGCAGCCGAGGAGACGACGGCGACAATCGAGACTGTCTCCGGGACGGCAACCGGACTCGAGGACGATGCAATCGACCTTCGCGAACTGCTCGATGCGTTTACCGTCACTAATCGACGGATCGCGGCGAGCGGAGGTGCGATTCGATGA